In Eucalyptus grandis isolate ANBG69807.140 chromosome 4, ASM1654582v1, whole genome shotgun sequence, the following proteins share a genomic window:
- the LOC104440600 gene encoding cationic amino acid transporter 5, producing MKSSSEEPSSDQVGGRSYWRWSKQDFFPEESFKSWGSYRSALRQTWFRLKDRIKSRSDDITELGELRKRSENDMKRCLNWWDLTWFGFGSVIGAGIFVLTGQEAHKHAGPAIVLSYVASGVSAMLSVFCYTEFAVEIPVAGGSFAYLRVELGDFAAFITAGNLLLESIVGTAAVARAWTSYFTSLLNRPSNSLRIHTSLHDGYNLLDPIAVAVLAIAATIAMISTRHTSSINWVASAINTVVILFVIIAGFIHADTSNLTPFMPFGAKGVFQAAAIVYFAYGGFDNIATMAEETKNPSKDIPLGLLGSMSIIMVIYCLMALALSMMQKYTEIDENAAYSMAFQSVGMKWAKYLVALGALKGMTTVLLVGALGQARYTTHIARAHMIPPWFALVHPKTGTPINATLLITISSAVIAFFSSLDVLASLLSVSTLFVFTMMAVALLVRRYYVRDKTPPQNLSMLVAFLLIIVASSMGTSAYWGLNPKGWIGYCVTVPLWFLGTSGIYYFLPQQRTPKFWGVPLVPWLPSLSIATNLFLMGSLGAEAFVRFGICTVVMLLYYLLVGVHATYDVAHPPRQPEEKLQQADNEDDGKSKTPEAHVSFHQSILNLVAKFYCCSDDTVGEVP from the coding sequence ATGAAAAGTTCTAGCGAAGAACCATCCAGTGATCAGGTTGGAGGAAGAAGTTACTGGAGATGGAGCAAGCAAGATTTCTTCCCAGAAGAATCATTTAAAAGTTGGGGATCCTACAGATCCGCGTTGCGGCAGACGTGGTTCCGGCTGAAGGATAGGATCAAAAGTAGGTCGGATGATATCACTGAGCTCGGGGAGCTCCGGAAACGGAGCGAGAACGACATGAAACGTTGCCTAAACTGGTGGGATCTCACATGGTTTGGATTCGGGTCGGTCATCGGAGCAGGCATTTTCGTGCTCACTGGTCAAGAAGCTCATAAACATGCTGGACCGGCCATCGTCCTGTCATATGTGGCATCGGGTGTGTCTGCTATGCTTTCGGTCTTCTGCTACACAGAATTTGCAGTAGAAATTCCCGTGGCCGGTGGATCTTTTGCTTACTTGAGAGTAGAACTAGGGGATTTCGCTGCCTTCATAACAGCAGGGAACCTACTCCTGGAAAGCATTGTTGGGACTGCAGCAGTTGCCAGGGCTTGGACTTCCTACTTCACAAGCTTACTGAACCGTCCCTCCAACTCGTTACGCATACATACGAGTCTTCACGATGGTTACAATCTCCTGGACCCAATTGCTGTTGCTGTTCTGGCTATTGCCGCCACAATTGCAATGATCAGCACGAGGCACACTTCGTCCATCAACTGGGTAGCATCTGCAATCAACACCGTGGTAATTTTGTTTGTCATAATTGCAGGTTTTATTCATGCAGACACTTCTAATTTGACACCTTTTATGCCTTTCGGGGCTAAAGGGGTCTTCCAAGCAGCGGCTATTGTATATTTTGCATATGGTGGATTTGATAACATAGCTACCATGGCCGAGGAAACAAAGAACCCCTCGAAAGATATACCGCTAGGACTGCTCGGTTCAATGTCGATCATCATGGTGATATACTGCCTGATGGCTCTCGCGCTTAGCATGATGCAGAAGTACACAGAAATAGACGAGAACGCAGCCTATTCTATGGCTTTTCAAAGTGTGGGAATGAAGTGGGCAAAGTATCTGGTAGCTCTCGGTGCTCTCAAGGGCATGACAACAGTTCTTCTCGTCGGGGCGCTTGGCCAAGCACGGTACACCACTCATATCGCGCGAGCCCACATGATCCCACCGTGGTTCGCGCTTGTCCACCCGAAAACTGGAACTCCCATCAACGCAACCCTTCTGATTACAATTTCAAGTGCTGTCATCGctttcttctccagcctggacGTACTTGCAAGCTTGTTATCTGTAAGCACGCTGTTCGTTTTCACGATGATGGCAGTCGCTCTTCTCGTGAGGAGGTACTATGTACGAGACAAAACACCTCCACAGAACCTGTCGATGCTGGTTGCTTTCTTGCTCATAATTGTGGCTTCCTCTATGGGGACTTCAGCTTACTGGGGATTGAACCCAAAAGGCTGGATTGGGTATTGCGTAACTGTACCACTTTGGTTCTTGGGCACTTCTGGGATTTACTATTTCCTGCCACAGCAGAGGACGCCAAAATTTTGGGGAGTTCCGCTCGTCCCATGGCTTCCATCACTGTCTATAGCAACGAATTTGTTTCTAATGGGGTCATTGGGTGCCGAGGCTTTCGTACGATTCGGGATATGCACCGTAGTGATGCTCCTTTACTATCTTCTTGTCGGAGTCCATGCGACCTATGACGTGGCACATCCGCCACGGCAACCCGAGGAGAAACTTCAGCAGGCTGACAATGAAGACGATGGCAAGAGCAAGACACCGGAGGCGCATGTTTCTTTCCACCAATCCATCCTGAACTTGGTGGCTAAATTCTACTGCTGCAGTGACGATACTGTAGGGGAGGTCCCTTAA
- the LOC104440603 gene encoding DNA polymerase eta isoform X1 produces MLWKELLEGKQRSERKKEEEEEEEEGEEMPVAKPVSSDGRVIAHIDMDCFYVQVEQRKHPELRGLPTAVVQYNSWKGGALIAVGYEARALGIKRSMRGEEAKAVCPQIHLVQVPVARGKADLNSYREAGSEVVSILARMGRCERASIDEVYLDLTDAAETMLSETPPESLEIIDDEALKSHILGLKHEDGSDMKENVKGWLRRSDADHREKLLACGVLIVADLRMQVLQETQFTCSAGISHNKMLSKLASAMNKPAQQTVVPCSSVQGLLESLPIKKMKQLGGKLGSSLQSDLEVNFVGDLLQFSEQKLQECYGINTGTWLWNIARGISGEEVEGRLLTKSHGSGKTFPGPRALKTLHSVQHWLNQLCEELSERLQTDLDQNRRIAHTLTLHARAYMSSDSDSHKKFPSKSCPLRYGTTKMQEDAMNLFQAGLREYLGPFEVKMQGNKKIGWGITGLSVSAGKISDIPSGTSSIMRYFQGHDRLCSPSKLAKEKFELEDPCSFSENESNSTLDIIEHTKLPEEEATVNNESSDLESMEHKTSTNSLEVPFYSSMSSLKKADFSQETPLSFSGRESHLEPKLTELQSKVSSKESTFEPGRPASEQQVKRNALRDKGTPSLLRFFRRVDPSCSIQSQVLAQSSDDTNIRSSLEKNNSIHGDSLSEDVQRREMWRYNVDEIDPSVIDELPSEIQEEVRAWLRPQKRQANSARRSVGIADYFSRNKKL; encoded by the exons ATGCTTTGGAAGGAATTGTTGGAGGGAAAACAGAGGAgcgaaaggaagaaggaggaagaagaagaagaagaagaaggagaagagatgCCGGTGGCGAAGCCTGTATCATCAGATGGAAGGGTCATTGCCCACATCGACATGGACTGCTTCTACGttcaag TGGAACAGCGCAAGCATCCGGAGCTCAGGGGCTTACCCACGGCCGTCGTGCAGTACAATTCTTGGAAAGGCGGGGCCTTGATCGCCGTTGGTTACGAAGCCCGTGCATTGGGTATCAAGCG CTCGATGCGAGGAGAAGAAGCCAAAGCAGTTTGTCCGCAAATTCATCTGGTCCAGGTACCAGTTGCCCGCGGTAAAGCTGACTTGAATTCTTATCGGGAAGCGGGATCGGAG GTGGTTTCCATTCTTGCTAGGATGGGTCGATGCGAACGAGCTTCAATTGATGAGGTTTATCTTGACCTTACCGATGCAGCCGAAACTATGCTATCAGAAACCCCTCCAGAGAGCTTGGAAATAATTGATGACGAAGCACTGAAATCGCATATTTTGGGCCTTAAGCATGAG GATGGAAGTGACATGAAGGAAAATGTGAAGGGGTGGCTACGTCGGAGTGATGCTGATCATCGAGAAAAGTTATTGGCTTGTGGGGTCCTCATTGTTGCGGATCTCAGAATGCAAGTTTTACAGGAAACTCAGTTCACATGTTCAGCGGGAATTTCTCACAACAAG ATGCTATCCAAGCTTGCTAGTGCCATGAACAAGCCTGCACAACAAACTGTCGTGCCCTGCTCATCAGTTCAAGGATTGCTCGAGTCATTGCCAATCAAGAAAAT GAAACAACTTGGAGGAAAGCTAGGGAGTTCCTTGCAAAGTGACTTGGAGGTGAATTTTGTTGGCGATCTATTGCAATTTTCAGAGCAAAAGCTACAAGAATGTTATGGCATAAACACTGG CACCTGGCTGTGGAATATCGCAAGGGGAATTAGTGGTGAAGAAGTTGAAGGGCGCCTTCTTACCAAGAGTCATGGCTCTGGGAAGACATTTCCTGGTCCTCGAGCTTTGAAGACGCTTCATTCT GTGCAACACTGGCTTAATCAACTCTGTGAGGAGCTGAGCGAACGTCTTCAAACTGATTTGGATCAGAATAGACGGATTGCCCACACACTGACTCTTCATGCTAGAGCATACATG TCCAGTGACTCAGATTCACATAAGAAGTTCCCTTCTAAATCTTGTCCCTTAAGATACGGGACTACCAAGATGCAAGAAGACGCAATGAACCTCTTTCAAGCTGGATTACGTGAATATTTGGGTCCCTTCGAGGTTAAGAtgcaaggaaataaaaaaattggatggGGAATCACAGGACTTTCTGTATCAGCAGGCAAAATATCTGATATACCATCT ggaacatcTTCAATCATGAGATATTTCCAAGGTCACGATCGACTTTGCTCTCCGTCAAAGctagcaaaagaaaagtttgagctAGAAGATCCCTGTTCATTTTCTG AGAATGAAAGCAATTCGACTTTGGATATAATCGAACACACGAAACTACCAGAGGAGGAAGCCACTGTCAATAATGAATCCTCAGATTTGGAGTCAATGGAACATAAAACGAGTACAAATTCACTAGAG GTTCCATTTTACTCTTCAATGTCTTCATTGAAAAAAGCAGATTTCAGCCAGGAAACTCCATTGTCATTTTCAG GAAGAGAATCCCATCTAGAACCAAAGCTGACTGAGCTGCAAAGTAAAGTTTCCAGCAAAGAATCTACGTTTGAGCCTGGAAGACCTGCTTCAGAGCAACAAGTGAAAAGAAATGCACTGAGAGACAAG GGAACGCCTTCACTCCTGAGATTTTTCAGGAGGGTTGATCCTTCTTGCTCAATCCAGAGTCAAGTCCTTGCCCAATCTTCTGACGATACCAATATACGTTCCTCTTTAG aaaaaaaCAATTCTATTCATGGGGATAGCTTGAGTGAAGATGTACAAAGAAGGGAGATGTGGCGATACAATGTTGATGAGATTGATCCCTCTGTTATTGACGAGCTGCCTTCAgaaatccaagaagaagtcCGTGCCTGGCTTCGTCCTCAGAAGCGGCAAGCTAACTCAGCTAGACGGAGTGTTGGCATTGCCGACTATTTTTCTCGAAATAAGAAGTTGTAA
- the LOC104440603 gene encoding DNA polymerase eta isoform X2 — MRGEEAKAVCPQIHLVQVPVARGKADLNSYREAGSEVVSILARMGRCERASIDEVYLDLTDAAETMLSETPPESLEIIDDEALKSHILGLKHEDGSDMKENVKGWLRRSDADHREKLLACGVLIVADLRMQVLQETQFTCSAGISHNKMLSKLASAMNKPAQQTVVPCSSVQGLLESLPIKKMKQLGGKLGSSLQSDLEVNFVGDLLQFSEQKLQECYGINTGTWLWNIARGISGEEVEGRLLTKSHGSGKTFPGPRALKTLHSVQHWLNQLCEELSERLQTDLDQNRRIAHTLTLHARAYMSSDSDSHKKFPSKSCPLRYGTTKMQEDAMNLFQAGLREYLGPFEVKMQGNKKIGWGITGLSVSAGKISDIPSGTSSIMRYFQGHDRLCSPSKLAKEKFELEDPCSFSENESNSTLDIIEHTKLPEEEATVNNESSDLESMEHKTSTNSLEVPFYSSMSSLKKADFSQETPLSFSGRESHLEPKLTELQSKVSSKESTFEPGRPASEQQVKRNALRDKGTPSLLRFFRRVDPSCSIQSQVLAQSSDDTNIRSSLEKNNSIHGDSLSEDVQRREMWRYNVDEIDPSVIDELPSEIQEEVRAWLRPQKRQANSARRSVGIADYFSRNKKL; from the exons ATGCGAGGAGAAGAAGCCAAAGCAGTTTGTCCGCAAATTCATCTGGTCCAGGTACCAGTTGCCCGCGGTAAAGCTGACTTGAATTCTTATCGGGAAGCGGGATCGGAG GTGGTTTCCATTCTTGCTAGGATGGGTCGATGCGAACGAGCTTCAATTGATGAGGTTTATCTTGACCTTACCGATGCAGCCGAAACTATGCTATCAGAAACCCCTCCAGAGAGCTTGGAAATAATTGATGACGAAGCACTGAAATCGCATATTTTGGGCCTTAAGCATGAG GATGGAAGTGACATGAAGGAAAATGTGAAGGGGTGGCTACGTCGGAGTGATGCTGATCATCGAGAAAAGTTATTGGCTTGTGGGGTCCTCATTGTTGCGGATCTCAGAATGCAAGTTTTACAGGAAACTCAGTTCACATGTTCAGCGGGAATTTCTCACAACAAG ATGCTATCCAAGCTTGCTAGTGCCATGAACAAGCCTGCACAACAAACTGTCGTGCCCTGCTCATCAGTTCAAGGATTGCTCGAGTCATTGCCAATCAAGAAAAT GAAACAACTTGGAGGAAAGCTAGGGAGTTCCTTGCAAAGTGACTTGGAGGTGAATTTTGTTGGCGATCTATTGCAATTTTCAGAGCAAAAGCTACAAGAATGTTATGGCATAAACACTGG CACCTGGCTGTGGAATATCGCAAGGGGAATTAGTGGTGAAGAAGTTGAAGGGCGCCTTCTTACCAAGAGTCATGGCTCTGGGAAGACATTTCCTGGTCCTCGAGCTTTGAAGACGCTTCATTCT GTGCAACACTGGCTTAATCAACTCTGTGAGGAGCTGAGCGAACGTCTTCAAACTGATTTGGATCAGAATAGACGGATTGCCCACACACTGACTCTTCATGCTAGAGCATACATG TCCAGTGACTCAGATTCACATAAGAAGTTCCCTTCTAAATCTTGTCCCTTAAGATACGGGACTACCAAGATGCAAGAAGACGCAATGAACCTCTTTCAAGCTGGATTACGTGAATATTTGGGTCCCTTCGAGGTTAAGAtgcaaggaaataaaaaaattggatggGGAATCACAGGACTTTCTGTATCAGCAGGCAAAATATCTGATATACCATCT ggaacatcTTCAATCATGAGATATTTCCAAGGTCACGATCGACTTTGCTCTCCGTCAAAGctagcaaaagaaaagtttgagctAGAAGATCCCTGTTCATTTTCTG AGAATGAAAGCAATTCGACTTTGGATATAATCGAACACACGAAACTACCAGAGGAGGAAGCCACTGTCAATAATGAATCCTCAGATTTGGAGTCAATGGAACATAAAACGAGTACAAATTCACTAGAG GTTCCATTTTACTCTTCAATGTCTTCATTGAAAAAAGCAGATTTCAGCCAGGAAACTCCATTGTCATTTTCAG GAAGAGAATCCCATCTAGAACCAAAGCTGACTGAGCTGCAAAGTAAAGTTTCCAGCAAAGAATCTACGTTTGAGCCTGGAAGACCTGCTTCAGAGCAACAAGTGAAAAGAAATGCACTGAGAGACAAG GGAACGCCTTCACTCCTGAGATTTTTCAGGAGGGTTGATCCTTCTTGCTCAATCCAGAGTCAAGTCCTTGCCCAATCTTCTGACGATACCAATATACGTTCCTCTTTAG aaaaaaaCAATTCTATTCATGGGGATAGCTTGAGTGAAGATGTACAAAGAAGGGAGATGTGGCGATACAATGTTGATGAGATTGATCCCTCTGTTATTGACGAGCTGCCTTCAgaaatccaagaagaagtcCGTGCCTGGCTTCGTCCTCAGAAGCGGCAAGCTAACTCAGCTAGACGGAGTGTTGGCATTGCCGACTATTTTTCTCGAAATAAGAAGTTGTAA
- the LOC104440604 gene encoding LOW QUALITY PROTEIN: GTP-binding protein ERG (The sequence of the model RefSeq protein was modified relative to this genomic sequence to represent the inferred CDS: inserted 1 base in 1 codon): protein MKSLRALRTLAALHTRHRPSPAAFLRRPYSAQPQEDSDHNDSDSVFNSADYALPPAAAADADTDCRASRQPTWSHEHRRRADAVLFGDKAVRVLEVEEEKEEEEEDKKGDLEEEEKRRVLAKALLQAALAAPDEDDDDEETAVREEDQKSLAVGIIGAPNAGKSALTNYMVGTKVSAVSRKTNTTIHEVLGVMTKEDTQICFFDTPGLTLTCSGFPHKDLKARVESAWSAVKLYDVLIVLFDVHRHLTRPDMRVTKLIERMGTQAHSGQKRVLCMNKIDLLEKKKDLLQVANQFKDLPGYDRYFMISGLKGSGVKDLSQYLMEQAVQRPWDEDPMEMSEEVMXNISLEVVREKLLNYIHQEIPYEIEHRLMGWKELRDGSLRIEQHLITHKQSQRKILVGKKGSKIGTIGIEANEELRSIFKRDVHLILQVRVK from the exons atgaaGTCTTTGCGAGCTCTCAGGACTCTCGCCGCCCTCCACACCCGCCACCGCCCTTCCCCCGCCGCCTTCTTGCGCCGCCCCTACTCCGCCCAGCCTCAGGAGGACTCCGACCACAACGACTCCGATTCCGTCTTCAACAGCGCCGATTACGCCctcccccccgccgccgccgccgacgccgacaCCGACTGCCGCGCCTCTCGGCAACCCACCTGGAGCCACGAGCACCGGAGGAGGGCCGACGCGGTTTTGTTCGGCGATAAGGCCGTGAGGGTTCTGGAGGtcgaggaggagaaggaggaggaggaggaggacaagaaGGGGgatttggaggaggaggagaagcggAGAGTGCTCGCCAAGGCGCTGCTCCAGGCCGCCTTGGCAGCTCCGGatgaggacgacgacgacgaggagaCGGCAGTGAGGGAGGAAGATCAGAAGTCTTTGGCGGTTGGAATAATCGGCGCGCCCAATGCTGGGAAGTCCGCTCTCACTAATTATATG GTTGGAACAAAGGTTTCTGCTGTCTCACGGAAAACAAATACAACCATTCATGAAGTGCTAGGAGTTATGACAAAGGAAGATACTCAAATA TGCTTCTTTGATACCCCTGGGCTTACGTTGACTTGCAGTGGGTTTCCCCATAAGGACTTGAAAGCACGTGTTGAAAGTGCTTGGAGTGCAGTCAAACTCTATGATGTGCTCATAGTATTATTTGATGTTCACAGGCACCTTACCAG ACCTGATATGAGGGTAACTAAATTGATTGAACGAATGGGAACTCAAGCTCACTCTGGACAAAAGAGGGTATTATGCATGAACAAGATTGACTTattggagaaaaagaaggacCTCCTGCAGGTTGCAAACCAATTTAAAGATCTTCCTGGTTATGACAG GTATTTCATGATATCTGGACTCAAGGGTTCTGGGGTGAAGGATCTTTCTCAGTATCTCATGGAGCAG GCAGTTCAAAGACCTTGGGATGAAGATCCAATGGAGATGAGTGAGGAAGTCA AAAACATTTCTTTGGAAGTTGTGAGAGAGAAGTTGTTGAACTACATACACCAG GAAATTCCCTATGAGATTGAGCATCGCTTGATGGGCTGGAAAGAGTTGCGGGATGGTTCTCTGAGAATTGAGCAGCACCTCATTACCCACAAGCAAAGTCAGCGCAAGATTTTGGTTGGAAAGAAAGGCTCTAAAATAGG AACAATAGGGATTGAAGCAAATGAAGAGCTAAGATCCATCTTCAAGAGGGATGTCCATCTCATTCTCCAGGTTAGAGTAAAGTGA
- the LOC104440601 gene encoding haloacid dehalogenase-like hydrolase domain-containing protein 3, which translates to MKILSKLRCITVDVTGTLMAYKGELGDYYCMAAKSVGLPCPDYKRVHEGFKLAYTEMAKKYPCFGYAAKMPNIVWWKTCVRNSFVQAGYEFDEETFEKIFKRIYASFGSAAPYTVFPDSQPFLRWLRQQGLKVGIVSNAEYRYKDVILPALGLNQGSEWDFGVFSGLEGVEKPDPRIYEIALERAGNIAPEEVLHIGDSMRKDYVPAKSVGMHALLLDRFKTSDAEEWRKSGAVVLPDLVAAQDWLSRDEQVPS; encoded by the exons ATGAAAATCCTATCCAAATTACGATGCATCACTGTAGATGTCACTGGCACACTCATGGCCTACAAAGGGGAGCTTGGTGACTATTACTGCATGGCTGCCAAATCAGTCGGTCTTCCATGTCCCGACTATAAACGTGTCCATGAGGGCTTTAAACTTGCATATACagaaatggcaaaaaaatatCCATGCTTCGGATATGCTGCCAAAATGCCAAACATTGTATGGTGGAAAACTTGCGTGAGAAATTCATTTGTCCAG GCAGGTTATGAGTTTGATGAAGAGACATTTGAGAAGATATTTAAACGCATATATGCATCTTTTGGTTCAGCTGCACCTTACACCGTCTTTCCAGACTCCCAACCATTCTTGAGGTGGCTGCGTCAGCAAGGCCTTAAAGTTGGAATTGTGAGCAATGCAGAGTACCGGTACAAGGATGTGATTCTTCCAGCCTTGGGATTGAACCAG GGGTCCGAGTGGGACTTTGGTGTATTCTCAGGGCTAGAGGGTGTGGAGAAACCAGACCCTAGAATTTATGAGATTGCCCTTGAGAGGGCTGGAAATATTGCACCAGAAGAAGTGCTGCACATAGGAGACAGCATGCGCAAAGACTATGTGCCGGCAAAGAGCGTGGGAATGCATGCATTGTTGTTAGACAGGTTCAAGACGTCTGATGCCGAGGAATGGAGGAAATCCGGTGCAGTTGTGCTTCCTGACCTGGTGGCTGCACAAGATTGGTTGTCCAGGGATGAGCAAGTTCCATCGTAG
- the LOC120293010 gene encoding 28S ribosomal protein S33, mitochondrial, with translation MSGGGGLRSLISAAVTTGVAEAKGRIFGHILNPTGQRSPHKLLRQKLFGEKVAQWYPYDIKKDDPLVMARQEQDRLSKLEMLKRRGKGPPKKGQGRRAVKRSK, from the exons ATGAGTGGCGGCGGTGGGCTGAGGAGCTTAATTTCGGCGGCGGTGACGACGGGGGTGGCGGAGGCGAAGGGGAGGATATTCGGGCACATCCTGAATCCCACGGGGCAGCGATCCCCACACAAACTTCTCAGGCAGAAGCTCTTTGGCGAGAAAGTCGCGCAGTGGTACCCCTATGACATCAAGAAGGACGACCCTCTCGTCATGGCCCGTCAAGAACAAGA TCGCTTATCAAAGCTTGAAATGTTGAAGCGTCGTGGGAAGGGACCACCCAAGAAGGGCCAAGGAAGACGTGCTGTGAAGCGCAGCAAGTGA
- the LOC104440603 gene encoding DNA polymerase eta isoform X3, translating into MGRCERASIDEVYLDLTDAAETMLSETPPESLEIIDDEALKSHILGLKHEDGSDMKENVKGWLRRSDADHREKLLACGVLIVADLRMQVLQETQFTCSAGISHNKMLSKLASAMNKPAQQTVVPCSSVQGLLESLPIKKMKQLGGKLGSSLQSDLEVNFVGDLLQFSEQKLQECYGINTGTWLWNIARGISGEEVEGRLLTKSHGSGKTFPGPRALKTLHSVQHWLNQLCEELSERLQTDLDQNRRIAHTLTLHARAYMSSDSDSHKKFPSKSCPLRYGTTKMQEDAMNLFQAGLREYLGPFEVKMQGNKKIGWGITGLSVSAGKISDIPSGTSSIMRYFQGHDRLCSPSKLAKEKFELEDPCSFSENESNSTLDIIEHTKLPEEEATVNNESSDLESMEHKTSTNSLEVPFYSSMSSLKKADFSQETPLSFSGRESHLEPKLTELQSKVSSKESTFEPGRPASEQQVKRNALRDKGTPSLLRFFRRVDPSCSIQSQVLAQSSDDTNIRSSLEKNNSIHGDSLSEDVQRREMWRYNVDEIDPSVIDELPSEIQEEVRAWLRPQKRQANSARRSVGIADYFSRNKKL; encoded by the exons ATGGGTCGATGCGAACGAGCTTCAATTGATGAGGTTTATCTTGACCTTACCGATGCAGCCGAAACTATGCTATCAGAAACCCCTCCAGAGAGCTTGGAAATAATTGATGACGAAGCACTGAAATCGCATATTTTGGGCCTTAAGCATGAG GATGGAAGTGACATGAAGGAAAATGTGAAGGGGTGGCTACGTCGGAGTGATGCTGATCATCGAGAAAAGTTATTGGCTTGTGGGGTCCTCATTGTTGCGGATCTCAGAATGCAAGTTTTACAGGAAACTCAGTTCACATGTTCAGCGGGAATTTCTCACAACAAG ATGCTATCCAAGCTTGCTAGTGCCATGAACAAGCCTGCACAACAAACTGTCGTGCCCTGCTCATCAGTTCAAGGATTGCTCGAGTCATTGCCAATCAAGAAAAT GAAACAACTTGGAGGAAAGCTAGGGAGTTCCTTGCAAAGTGACTTGGAGGTGAATTTTGTTGGCGATCTATTGCAATTTTCAGAGCAAAAGCTACAAGAATGTTATGGCATAAACACTGG CACCTGGCTGTGGAATATCGCAAGGGGAATTAGTGGTGAAGAAGTTGAAGGGCGCCTTCTTACCAAGAGTCATGGCTCTGGGAAGACATTTCCTGGTCCTCGAGCTTTGAAGACGCTTCATTCT GTGCAACACTGGCTTAATCAACTCTGTGAGGAGCTGAGCGAACGTCTTCAAACTGATTTGGATCAGAATAGACGGATTGCCCACACACTGACTCTTCATGCTAGAGCATACATG TCCAGTGACTCAGATTCACATAAGAAGTTCCCTTCTAAATCTTGTCCCTTAAGATACGGGACTACCAAGATGCAAGAAGACGCAATGAACCTCTTTCAAGCTGGATTACGTGAATATTTGGGTCCCTTCGAGGTTAAGAtgcaaggaaataaaaaaattggatggGGAATCACAGGACTTTCTGTATCAGCAGGCAAAATATCTGATATACCATCT ggaacatcTTCAATCATGAGATATTTCCAAGGTCACGATCGACTTTGCTCTCCGTCAAAGctagcaaaagaaaagtttgagctAGAAGATCCCTGTTCATTTTCTG AGAATGAAAGCAATTCGACTTTGGATATAATCGAACACACGAAACTACCAGAGGAGGAAGCCACTGTCAATAATGAATCCTCAGATTTGGAGTCAATGGAACATAAAACGAGTACAAATTCACTAGAG GTTCCATTTTACTCTTCAATGTCTTCATTGAAAAAAGCAGATTTCAGCCAGGAAACTCCATTGTCATTTTCAG GAAGAGAATCCCATCTAGAACCAAAGCTGACTGAGCTGCAAAGTAAAGTTTCCAGCAAAGAATCTACGTTTGAGCCTGGAAGACCTGCTTCAGAGCAACAAGTGAAAAGAAATGCACTGAGAGACAAG GGAACGCCTTCACTCCTGAGATTTTTCAGGAGGGTTGATCCTTCTTGCTCAATCCAGAGTCAAGTCCTTGCCCAATCTTCTGACGATACCAATATACGTTCCTCTTTAG aaaaaaaCAATTCTATTCATGGGGATAGCTTGAGTGAAGATGTACAAAGAAGGGAGATGTGGCGATACAATGTTGATGAGATTGATCCCTCTGTTATTGACGAGCTGCCTTCAgaaatccaagaagaagtcCGTGCCTGGCTTCGTCCTCAGAAGCGGCAAGCTAACTCAGCTAGACGGAGTGTTGGCATTGCCGACTATTTTTCTCGAAATAAGAAGTTGTAA